CGTCATCCACACCTCGCCGCCGGCGAGTACCGCCAGCACGCCCGTCCGCCCGGCCGCCGCGGCGAGGGCGCGGACCGGGTAGCCGATGTGGCCGACCGCGTCGAGCGCGACCTCGGGCCCGGCGAGCAGGGTGAGCATCGCTTCGAGCCGGGCGTCGAGCCGCCGTCCGGTGGCCAGCCCGCGCTCGGCGAGCCCCCGGTACACCTCGGTGACGAGCCGGGCGCGCTCGCCGAGGGTGCGGCCGGTGCTGGGAACCTGCAGCGGGTAGGGCACCGGCGGCAGGCCGAGTTCGCTCCACAGCAGGTCGAACTCGTCCGTGGACAGGACGAAATCGGGTCTTCGGCCGGGAGCGCCCATCTCAGCCACGCCCGGACGTGACCACGCGGCACGGAGAACCACCGGATCCCGGGATCGCCGGGCCGGTGGTCCGCGTGCCGGACGACCGGGACGAGTTCGTCGTACCCGGCCGGCTTCCGGCCTCGCCCGCGTCCCCGGTGATTCCGGACGCGGACCTCACCGGCGGATCGCTCCGCCGGAAGTCGTGATCTTCCAGCGCCGCCCGCGCGAGAGACACGGCCCGCGCGTGCGCGGCCGTCGCGCGTTCGTTCGCGATCCGCAGGTCGACGGCGGCTTCCGCGGGATCGGCGTCACCACCCGCGGCGAACAACCGCGTCAGGGTGGCGTCCAGATCGAACTCGACCGGCTCGGGCATCGCCGCGCGAGCCGCCGCCGCGGCGGGCCCGTCCGCGCGGCGCACCGCCTCGTACAGCTCGCGATGGCTGCGCGCCGCCCAGTTCTGCACGCCACTCCCCTCAAGATCAGCACCCAGGAAACCCGTGCGCGGGCCGTGGCGCCAGGATCACCTGTGTGACATGCCCGTTCGGACTGTCAACTTTGCCCGCCCGGCTCACCGACGAGACGTTTCGCCAGGTCCGCGGCGGCGTCGGTGCCCAGATCCGCACACACCTCCAGAGCCTCACGCCGGCAGGCCGTGGCCACCGCGGTCCGGGCGCCGGCGTCGAGCACCCGGACGAGCTCCGCGAGCGCCTGCGCGCGCTGCCAGCGGGTGATGACCTGGGTGAACACGTCCAGCGCCGACAACAGGCACTCCTCGGCGACCCCGAGCCGCCCGGCTTCCCGCCAGGCCACGCCCTCCTGCACCGCGCACTCCGCGCCCGGCACCGGGAAACCGCCCTCGTCGAACAGTTTCCGCGCGGTGCGAAACGCGTCGGCGCCACCGGGCCAGTCCCCGGTTTCGGTCAGCGCCCGCCCCAGCAGCTGGAACGTCAGCGCGCGGAAGAACCGGCGGGTGAAGAGGTTCGCGTCGTCGCGGTAGCGCTCAGCGTCGGCGAGCACCTCGCGGTGCACCAGCAGCGCCTCGCCGGGCCGGCCGACCGCGCACAGAACCTTCCCGAGCACGTTGCGGATCGAGCCCTGCCCCATCCAGAAGTCCATGTCCGCCAGGCCGACCGCGCGCTCGACGTGGTCCAGCGCCTCCTCCGGCCGGTCCAGCCGCAGCAGCACCGAGCCGAGGTAGGCCAGCGCCCACGTCTGCTCACGCCGGTCGCCGGTCTCGGTCGCGATGTCCAGCGCCTCCTGGTGCGCGGCCCGGCCGCCCTCGTTGTCGCCGAGGCAGTAGTACCGCGCCCAGCCGAGGAAGTTGAGCAGCACCGCCTCGTCCGCGCGGCTGTCCAGCGCGCGGGCCGACGCGACGCCGAGAGCGAACACGTCGTGCCACGGCAGCTGCTGGCTCCGCCCGTCGGAGAACCAGTGCAGCGCCCGCGCCAGGTCGACCACCTGCCGGTACTTGCCGCACCCGTGCCCGATGCGCTGCGCGGCGAGCCAGTTCGCGGCTTCCGCGTCGAGCCACTGGGCGGCCTGCTCACGGGAGGCGAAGCGGCTCGCCTCCACCGACGCCCGCAGCGCGTCCGGGAAGAACAGCCGTCCGGCCCCGGCGGCGGTGTCCAGCAGGTGGTCGACCACCGCGGACACCGCTTCCCACGCCTCGTCCGGGTTCTCCTCGGCTTCCAGCCGCTCGCGGGCGAACAGGCGGATCAGGTCGTGGAAGGTGTGGCGGCCGGGGACCCCGCCCTCCTGCACGAGGTTCGCGTCGACCAGCTCGGCGATGTGGGCCCGCACGTCCGCGGTCGCCATGCCGGTGGCGACGGTCGCCAGTTCGGCGCCGAAGTCCGGACCGGGGATCACCGCGAGTCGCCGGAACACCAGGCGCGCGGCCGGGGACAACCTGCGGTGCGACATCTCGAACGCCGACCGCACGCGCAGGTCGCCCGCCGACAGGGACGCCAGCCGGGTGCGCTCGTCGCGCAACTGGTCGACCAGGTAGGAAATGGTCCAGTGCGGCCGGGTGGCCAGCCGGTTGCCCGCGATGCGCACCGCCAGCGGCAGGTTTCCGCACAGCTGGGCCAGTTCCTCGGCCGACGACGGTTCGGCACGCACCCGGTCCGCACCGGCGATGGCGGCCACGAGCGCGGAAGCGTCGGCGGTGTCCAGTGGCCTGAGCCACAGCCAGCGCGCGGATTCCAGCCCGGCCAGCGCGCGGCGGCAGGTGACGAGCGTGAGGCACCCGGTGGCGGCGGCCAGCAGCGGGCGGACCTGCGCCTCGTCGGCCGCGTTGTCCAGCAGGACCAGGACGCGGCGTCCGGCGAGCATCGAGCGGAACAACGCGGACTGTTCGCCGACCGACGCCGGGATCTCCGCGGCGGGCACGTTCAGGCCGCGCAGCAGGACGTCCAGCGCCGCGCGCGGGCTGACCGGCTGGTCGTCCATGCCCCGCAGGTCGACCGAGAGGAATCCGTCCGGGAAGTCGGCGGCGAGGTCGTGCGCGGCCGAGCGGGCCAGCGCGGTCTTGCCGACGCCCGGATGCCCGACGAGGGAGACGACGACGCCGCTCGGGGTGGTGCGGGCGTCACCGGCGGCGCGGCGCAGTTCGTCCAGCTCCGCGCCACGGCCGACCAGGTCGGGCACGGCGGGCGGTGGCGGTCCGGCGAAGGCGCCGGCGGGCCGGGGCCTGCCCCGGCGACGGCCGTCGCGGGCCGCGGACAGGAAATCCTCGCGCGTGTCACCGGTCAGGCCGAGCGCGTCGGCGAGCGCCTCGGTGGACCGGCGCTGGGCGGCCTTGGCGCGGCCGCGTTCGAGGTCGGAGAGGGCGCGGACGCTGACGCCGGAAGCCTGCGCGAGGTCGGCCTGGGTGAGCCGGGCCGAGCGGCGATGGCGTAGCAGCAGCTCACCGAAGGGCGGATCCTCCCCCGGCGACCCTATGTCCAGCGTCTCGCTCACCGCCACCCATTAAACCGGCAGTACTGGCGCGGCCGAAAGCTGCCGGTGGTTCCGCCTGGTTACCGGCGGGTGGGTACGGTTAGGTGAACTCCATGGCGTTCAGCACCGCTCCGCGCGAAATCCCCGCCACTCGCGCCACCACCCGCCTGCACGCCGTCCCGGCTGCCGACCGCGCCGTCGTGCGGGTCGCGGTCCTGGCAGACGACGTGTTCCTGCGGTCGGGTCTGCTCAGCGAGATCCAGGGCAAACCGGGCATCCACGTGGTCACCGGCTCACCGGCGTCGGCGGACGTGGTGGTCGCGATCACCGAAACGGCGGCCGACCTGCCCGCGCTGATCGCCGAAGCCCCGACGAACGCCCGGCTCGTGCTGATCACCGGCACCCCGCGCCCCGCGGAACTGTGGGCCGCGATCGAGAACGGCCTGGTCGTCCTGCTTCCCCGGGCGGAAGCGACGACGACCCGGGTGCTGCGCGCGATCGCCGAGGCGCACCAGGGTCACGGCCACCTGCCCGCCGAGCAGCTGGGCCAGGTGCTGCACGGGCTGGCCCGTCTCCAGCGCGAGGTGCTGTCCCCGCGCGAGCTGATGCTGAACGGGTTGTCGCGCCGGGAAACCGAGGTGCTGCGCCGTCTGGCGGACGGCCAGGACACGGCCGAGATCGCCGCGGAGATGTCCTATTCGGAGCGGACGGTGAAGAACATCCTGCACAGCCTCACCAGCAGGATGGGGCTGCGGAACCGGACGCACGCGGTGTCCTACGCTCTGCGCAACGGGTTGATCTGACGGGCTTATTCGGACAGGCGAGCGGACGGGCGCCACCCGGAACCGGCGGCCAGTAGCCCGACCCGTTGCCGCACCAGCGAAATACGCGCCCCCGCCGCGGGATGCTCCCGCATGGCCGAAACCAGCAGCTGCATCACGTTCTGTTCCAGCTGGTCATCGGCATCGAGGTTCTGCAGGGCGGCGCCCCGCCACGCGCGGAGGAAGCAGCCGCCGCCTTCCCGGACAACCACATCTTCCGCTTCCGGCTGGCCGCGGGGCGCCGACTGCGCCACCGGTACGGTCAGGCCCTCGACGGCATCGATGCGGCCCCGCGGCTCCTCCCCGCGACGGGCAAGGACGCCGGGAACGACGAGCTGCGCCGGTCGCTGCGGACCTCGACCGCGCGGGCGATCGACCTGATGACCGTGTCCACGGCCGTGGTGGCGGGCACGCCGAGGCGAGGCGGCGCCTCGGCGTGCCCGCGGCCCGGAGCGTGCGATGGTCGCTCTGGGAGCCGGAATCGCGGAAATTACTAGGCCACCGAGGAAGCGGACCAGACCTCGCCGGTGAAGTCGCGCAGCTCGGCCGCCTCCGGGGTGCCCAGTTCGTCGAACAGGGCGAACGCCCGCCGCCAGTAGTCCTGCGCCAGACCGGCCCGCGCGGCGCAGCGGTGCAGTTCGGCCAGCTCGTTGAGCGCACGGGCCTGCTGGTAGCGCTCGCCCCGGTTGATGGCGACCCGCAGGCCCGCCTCCACCAGGTCGGCGGCGGTCAGCAGGTCGCCGATGTCGCGGTGCACGGCGCCGAAGTCGATGAGGACCTCGCTTTCCGTGGCGGGGCCGCTGACCGCTCTGACGATCCGCAGTGACTCGTTGAGGTTCGTGAGCGCGTCGTCGAACCGGCCGGTCTCGCGGTAGGTGTTGCCGAGACGATGGCGCGCATAGGCGATCCGCGGCGGCAGACCGTGTGACTCGGCCAGCTCGACCGCGTTGCGCAGGTGCTCGATCGCCTCACGGTGACGGCCGAGGCGGCGCCACGCGTCGCCGAGGTCGGCCAGCGCGCCGCTCTCGCCGTCCGCGTCACCGGCCCGCCGCGACACCACCAGCGAATGCCGGTACCGGTCCACCGCGTCGTCCAGCCTGCCCAGAACCGCCTGGGTCGCACCGAGATTCGCGGCGACAGCGCTTTCCAGCCGCGCGTCGCCGGTGTCCAGCGCCGACCGGAACAGCCGCAGCGCCTCCGGGAACTCGCCGGCCCGGTGACACAGCAAACCCAGCGCGTTCAGCGACGCGGCTTCCAGCTCACGCTCACCCCTGGCCCGGTGCAGGTCGATGGCCCGCAGGAACTGGGCTCGCGCGTCGGCGGCGCGACCGTGGTGCAGGTACGCCGCCGCGAGATCGGAACGCGTGTGCGCCTCGCCGGCTTCGTCCCGCGCCGCCGTCGCCGCCGACAACGCCGCCTCGTGCGTGTGCACCCAGTCGTGGTCGTGGCTGTAGCCGTACAGGTACAGGTACGCGCGCAGGCACCGGGTCAGCTGCCACGCGTGCGTGGGCCAGCCCTGCCCGGCGGCCAGGCTCACCGCGGCGATCAGGCACGGCCGCTCGGCCTCCAGCCACCGCTTCGCCGCCTCGCGGTCGGGCATCACGGGTCCGTGCACGGGCGCCGCACCGGCCAGATCGACCTCTTTGCCCGGGTAGATCAGGTGCGTGGCGCGGGCCGCGGTGTGCAGGTAGAAGTCGAGCACGCGGGTGATCGCCGCGCGCCGCGCGGGCTCCGGCTCGGAATCACGAGCGAGACCGCGCGCGTACTCGGCGAGCAGGTTGTGCAGCCGGTACCGGTCGCGCGTGACGACGGTGACCAGGTTCTCGTCGACCAGCCGGTCGAGCAGCCACCGGGTCCGCGCCGGGTTCAGCCCGGCGAGCGCGCCGACCGACTCGGGCGTGAAGTCCGCGCCGGGATGCAGGCCCAGCAACCGGAACAGCCGCCGCTCCTCGGTTTCCAGTGCCTGGTAGGACAGCTCGAACACGGCCCGCAGACGGCGGCTTCCCGCGGCCAGCTCGTCGAGACGGTCGCCGGTCTCCCGCAGGCGCGCGGCCAGGTCCGCGACCGTCCACGTGGGACGGGACTGCAGCCGCCGCGCGGCGAGCGCCACCGCCATCGGCAGCCACCCGCACAGCTCGGCGACGCGCCGCGCCGCCTCCGGTTCGCCCTCCACGCGCTTCGCGCCGACGACCCGCACCAGCAGCTCACGCGCCTCGGCCGGGGTGAACACGTCCAGCGGCAACGTCCGCGCGCCGTCCAGCGCGAGCGCGCGACGGCTGGTGACCAGCACCAGGTTGGTCGGCCCGGCGGGCAGCAGGGGCAGGATCTGGTCCTCGCTGGCCGCGTTGTCCAGCACCACCAGCACGTCACGGCCGTAGACGCGGTCGCGGTAGAGCGAGGCGCGTTCCTCCAGACTCGGCGGGATCGCTTCGCCGGGCACGCCGAGCAGCCGCAGGAACGACGCGAGCACCGCGGCCGGATCGGCGGGCGGCCGGTCGGAGTGCCCGTGCAGGTCGACGTAGAGCTGGCAGTCGCCGTAGCGGCCCTCGGCCAGCAGCTGGTGCGCGACGTGCACGGCGAGCCGGGTCTTGCCGACCCCGGCCATGCCCTCGATCAGCGCGATACCGACCGCGGTGCCGCCGTCGATCGCGCGCAGCCCCTGGCGCAGGGTGGCCAGTTCGGCCTCGCGTCCGCTGAAATCCGCGGTGTCCAACGGAAGTTGCCGGTGCGCGCTGACCGGGGCGAACTCCGGCCGCGCGACCTCCTGGCGCAGCACGCGCTGGTAGGCGGTGGTCAGCTCCGGGCCGGGATCCGCGCCCAGTTCACCGGCCAGGCGGCGCCGCAGCGTGTCGAACACGTCGAGCGCGGCCGCCTGCTGACCACTACCCGCGAGCGCGATCATCAGCCGCGCGTGGACGGCCTCGTGCAGCGGGTCGGCCTCCGCGACGCGCTGCAGCAGCGGCAGGACTTCCTGGTAGCGGCCGAGATCCGAGGCCGCACCGGCGTACTCGACGACGACCGCGCGGTACTCGCGCACGAGCGCGACGACGATCGGGTGCGACTCCAGCGCGCTCAGGCCCTCCAGCGGCTCGCCCCGCCACAGGCCCACGGCCTCGGCGAACAGCCCGCACGCCTCGGTCAGCTCGCCCTCTTCGCGGACGTGCCGGGCGCGGGCGACGAGCCTGCGGAAGACGAGCAGGTCGTGCTGCCCCTCGGCGACCTTGAGCTGGTACCCCCCGCGAGCGGAGGAGATGGAACCGCTTTCCGGGTCGGCCCGCAGGCGGCGGCGCAGACGCGAGACGCGGGACTGGAGGAGGTCTACGGTGCCGTGCTCGGGCTGGTCGCCCCAGATCGCGTCGACGAGGGTGTCGCGGCCGACCGGCGTGTTCGGCGACAGCGCGAGGAGCGCGAGCAGGGTGCGCTGCTTTTCCGAGCCGGGGTCGACGAGGTCGCCGTCGGCGAGCACGCGCAGCGGCCCGAGGACCTCGACGCGCACACCGCCGCCGGTGGTCTGCTCGCTGCCCGCCTCGCGCAGCAGCTCGCCCAGCTCCACACGGGACAGACCGAGCACATCGCCCAGTTTGCGCAAAGTGGACACCCTGGGGCGGGTGACCCGGCCCTGCTCGACGTCGCGCAGGCCGGCCACGCTCAGGCCCGCCAGGTCCGCGACCTCCCGCTGCGTGAGGCCAGCGCGCCGGCGGAAGCCCTGGACCAGCGTCCCCAAGCGGCTCCGCGAACCGTCGCCCATTCGTTCACCGCCCGATCTCGTCGTTCGCAGCTGGGACGTCGTGCACAGCGCAGTCGTTCCCGCGTTACTCCAACAGAGTTACAAACTCCGCTTCGAAAACGCTTCGAACCGGCGAGACCGTTGCGGTTGGCCGCCCGGAGCAGGCACGCGCGCCTTCAGGCCGTGTGGCGGAATGCCTCCACCACGAGGTCCGCGCACTCCCTGGGCCGCCCGTCGTCCACACGCGTGATCACCTGGCCCGTGACCGTCAGGGGAGGGTCGAGCGGGATCACCCGCACCCGCGTGGACGATGCCTCCGTCAGTTGCTCCTCGGGCAGCAGTGCCCAGCTGCGGGCGTCGGCGCCGACCTCGACGAGCGTCGTCTGTGTCGTGTTCATCGGACGGCCCACCGCCGGCCGCACCCCCGCGCGGCCGAGCGCCCCGCGCACCGCGTCGTGCAGCGGCGGATCGCAGCGGCGGGACGGCAACCGCAGCAACGATCCCGCCAGCTCACGCGGCGTCAGGACCTCGCGCTCGGCCAGTGGATGCCGCACCGACACGACCGCGTGCAGTGGTTCGGTCCACGCCGTCCGCACCCGCAGCCCCGGTTCGCCCACCTCCCCGCGAGCCAGCGCGATGTCGAGGTCACCGCGTCGCAACGCCCGCAACCGCGCGGTCACCGGCAGGTCGACGAGGGCCAGGTCGAACCACGGACCGCTCGAGCGGAGGGCTTCGACCCCGGCTTCGAGCCGCCGGGTGAGGCCCGGCGCCATCCCGATGCGCAACGTGATGACCCGCCCGGCGGCGATCCGCACCCGGTCGGCGGAGGTGAGCGTCTCACGGGCCGCGTCGAGCACGCGCCGCCCGGCGTCGGTCAGGCGCACGTGACGCGGCGACCGGTCCAGCAGCCGCACCCCCAGCTCCCGCTCCAGGCGCGCCACCTGCTGGCTCACCGCGGGCTGGGCGATGGACAGGCGCTCGGCGGCGCGCCCGAAGTGCAGTTCCTCGGCGACCGTCACGAAGTACCGCAGCGCCCGCAGTTCCATCCCGCCTCCGATCAGCCACGATCACCCGATCTTATTACTGCGCGGAGGACCTGGGTCTGGTTCGGTGACCATGATCGCGGTGGACTCGGGGCATGCGTATCGGATTCCGCCTCCCCAGCACCGGCCCGCTGGACACGTTCCGCGAGCACGCCGCCGCCCACGGCGTCGACAGCGCGTGGGCGAACCAGGCGCCCGGCGGATGGGACCCCCTGACCCTGCTGCCCGCCGTCGACGGCCCCGCCGAACTCGGCACCGCGATCGTGCCCACCTACCCGCGCCACCCGGTGGTGATGGCGACGGAGGCGCTGACCGTGCAGGCCCTCACCGGCGGACGGCTGACGCTCGGCATCGGCCCGAGCCACGAGCACATGGTCACCGGCTGGTGGGGCATCCCGTACACGAAGCCGGCGAGCCACACCCGGGAGTACCTGGAGGTGCTGCTGCCGCTGCTGCGCGGTGAGCACGTCAAGCACTCCGGCGAATTCTTCACCGTCGACCACCGGCTGGAGGTGACGGCACCCCCGCCGCCGGTGCTGATCTCCGCGCTGGGCCCGCGGATGCTGGAGATCGCGCGGGACCTGGCCGGCGGCACGATCGTGGTGTGGGTCCGGCCGGACCTGGTCGAGAATTACCTGGTGCCCCGGCTCGGCCCGGGACAGCGGGTGGTGGCGACGGTGATGGTCGCGATCACCGGCGATCCGGACGGCGTGCGGGACCAGGTCGCGCGGGACATGGCGATCGTCGACGAGCTGCCCGCCTACCGCACGCTGCTCGACCGGGGTGGCCTGAGCGGCCCCGCGGACACGGTGGTGGCCGGTGACGAGGGTGTCGTGCTGCGGGAGCTGCGACGGTTCCGCGACGCCGGGGTGACCGACCTGATCATCTCACCGCTCACCGCCCCGGACCGGCTCCTGGAGGTGGCACAACAGGCACGCTGACCCGGCTCCCCCCTCGCCCCGGAACAGCCAACACACCGCCCGGAGCGGCCAACACGCCAGCCGGAGCGGCCAACACGCGGCCCGGAGCGGCAAACACGGCGGAGGCGCGTGTTGGCCGTTCGCGGCGGCGTGTTTGCTGCTCCCGGCGGCGTGTTGGCCGCTCACGGTGGCGTGTTTGCCGGTTGTGGCGGGTGGTCAGTGCTGGGGCAGCATGGTGCCGAGCTTGGCGCGGGTCCGGGCCGCGTCGGGGGAACCCAGTTCCTCCAGCAGCTCCACCGCGGCCTGCCAGGCGCGTCGCGCGGCGGTCAGGTCGCCGCGCGCCTGGTGGGCGTCGCCGAGGTGGTTCAGCGACCGGCTCTCGTAGTAGCGGCTGCCGTGCCTGCGGTACATCGCCACGGCCTTTTCGTAGCAGCGCACCGCTTCGCCGAGGCGGCCCAGCGACTTCTGCGCGTACCCGACGCTGTCCCACGCGTTCGCCTCGCCCAGGAGGTTCCCCAGCACCGCCTGCCGCGCGATCGCCTCCTGGCAGAAGCCCAGCGCCTGCTCGTACCGGCCCAGCCGGGCGCAGCTCCACCCCACGTTGTTGAGCGCGAGCGCCTCCCCGAAACGGTTGCCCGACGTCTGGAACAGCTCCAGCGCCCGGCGCGCGTGGTGGTACTCCGCGCCGTAGTCGCCGAGCCGGTCGCAGACCCACGTCAGCCCCTGCCGCACGTCCGCCTGGTTGCCCAGGTCGCCCAGTTCCTCGAACAGGCCCAGCGCGTGGTCGAGCTGAGTGCGGGCCTCCTCGTCGCGTCCGAGCGCGGTGAAGATGACCGCGAGGCCGCGATGGCTGTGCGCCAGCGCCACCGGGTCGCCGAGCCGCTCCGCCGCGGCGAGCGCGGTCCGGTAGGTTCCCGGCTCGCCCAGCCAGTGCCTGCCCTGCCGGACGAACGTGTGGCTGAGCGCGCACGCCAGTTGCCAGGCCGGAACGTCGAACCCGGTGGCCGCGGCCCGCTCGATGACCGCGACCAGCACCGGGTGCTCGGCCGCGAACCAGGCCGCGGCGTCGGCCGGGGGCTCCACCGTGACGCCGGGACCGGGCGCGGCGAGCATGACCGGCTGGCGCTGCGGGGCCAGCGCAGCGGCACCGGCGTGCGCGGTGTGCACGTAGTGGTCGAACATCCGGCGCACGGCCGCGGTCCGCTCCGCCTCCGGATCCTCCTCGTGCGTCAGCTCGATCGCGTAGGCGCGCAGCAGGTCGTGGAAGGCGTAGCGGCCCGGCGCGCGCTCGGTGACCAGGTGCGCGCGGGTCAGCTCGGCCAGCAGCGGCCGGACCCGGCGCACGTCGATGCCGAGCAGGCTCGCGGCCGCCGCGACCGTGATGTGCGGTCCCGGGTGCAGACCGAGGAACCGGAACAGCCGGGCCGCGTCGCCGCTGACCGCGTGGTAGGACCAGGAGAACACCGCGCGCACGTCGGAGGTGTCGTCGTCGCCTTCGAAGGCGTCCAGTCTCCCGCGCGCGGTGCGCAACTCGGTGGCCAGCTCGGTCAGCGTGAAGCCGGGGTTGGTCGCCGCGCGTGCCGCGACGATGGCCAGCGCGAGCGGCAGCCGTGCGCACAGCGTGTTGATCTGCGCGACCGCATCGGGCTCGGCGGCGACCCGGTCCGCGCCGAGCCGCCGCTCCAGCAGCTCGCGGGCGTCGGAGTCGGAGAGCAGGTCCAGGCTCACCGGGGCGGCGCCCTCGACCGCCACCAGGCCCGCGAGCTGGTTCCGGCTGGTCACCACGGTGATGCTGCCGGGTGATCCGGGCAGCAGTGGACGGACCTGGTCGGCGTCGCGGGCGTTGTCCAGCACCACGAGCACCCGCTTGTCGGCGAGCAGGCTGCGGTAGAGGCTGGTCTGCGCCTCGACGCTGACCGGGATCCGTTGCGCGGGGACGGCGAGCGCGTCGAGGAACCGGCGCACCGCCTCCGCCGGGCTCATCGCGCAGGCCCCCGGGTCGAAGCCGCGGAGGTTGACGTAGAGCTGCCCGTCGGGGAAGTGACGGCAGGCCCGGTGCGCCCAGTGCACGGCGAACGCGGACTTGCCCACGCCCGCGCCACCGCTGACGACCGCCACCGACACCGACGGCCGGCTGTCCCCCTCCAGCGGCAGCACCGCGTCCAGACGCGCCAGGTCCCGCATCCGCCCGGCGAACTGCGGCACGTCACCGGGCAGCTGCCGCGGCACGGGCGCGGTGTCCACCGGCTCGTCACGCAGCAGCCGGACCTGGGTTTCGCGCAGCAGCGGACCGGGTTCGACGCCCAGTTCGTCGATCAGCCGCGACCGGACCGCGGTGTAGACCTCCAGCGCCTCGGGCGTGCGGCCGCACCGGTGCAGGACGAGCATCAGCAGCGCCTGCAGCCGTTCGCGGAACGGGTGCTCCTCGGCTTCCTGCCGCAGGCCCGCGACCACCGAGCGGTGCCGTCCCGCGGCCAGCTCGGCGTCGAAGTAGTCCTCCAGCGCGCTCAGCCGTTTTTCGGCGAGCGGCGGGCCCTCCCGGTCCAGCAGGGACTGGGTGACTCCGCCCAGCGCGGGTCCGCGCCACAGGTCCAGGGCTTCGCGGAGCCGCCGGGCCGCGTCCTCCACCCGCCGTGCCCCGAGGTCGTGCTGGGCGTGCTCGAGTGCTTCGTCGAACTCGTGCAGGTCCAGCTCACCCGGCCCGACTTCGATCACGTACCCCGGCGCGCGCCGCGTGATCACCGGCGCGCCGATCAGCTTGCGCAACTCGGAGACGTACACCTGCACCTGACCGCGCACGGTCGCCGGCGGCGCGGCACCCCAGACCAGCGAGAAGAGCTGCTCGTCGGGCACCACGCGCCCGGCGTTGAGCAGCAGCGCCGCGAGGACGGACCGCTGCTTCGGCCCGCCCAGCCGCACGGCCCCGTCCGGGCCCGACACCTCGATCGGGCCCAGCAGCCGGTAACGCACCGGACGGGGCGGGGTTTCGGACACGGCTCGTCATCACCTTTCCGCGAACGCAATCAGGAAGCGCGGCTCTAGGAACCGCCACCGCCGGCGGACAGCTCTCCCGCGATCACGTCGACCATCTCCAGTACCGCCGTGCCGGAGAGCACCAGCTGGGTTTCGGCACCCGGGTTGAAGCAGAGGACGTGGCGCTCGTCCGGCCAGCGGATGAACACGTTGAACAGCAGGTCGGTGGTGTGGTTCTGGTCCTTGCCCGCGACCTCCTCCAGCATGGCCGCCGACGAGAACACGGTGATCACCGGGATCTCGTCGGTCCCGGCGAGTCGCCACGGCAGCGGCGGGATCCCCGGGCGGTCGTTGACCGGCACCGGTCTCGTCGTCGGGACCACGACCTCACCGGTCACCAGTGCCTGCATGAACGCGTCCTCGTTACGGCCGGCCAGTGCCGCGGCGAGTGTGCTTTCCAGTGCGTTGGACGGCGGGAGGTCGGTGCGCGGTTCCCGGTCCCCGGCGAATTCGTCGAGCACCATCATCGGGATCACCGTGTACAGCTCGTCGCGCACGACGTCGCGCACCTCGGACATCGGCACGGTGTCCTGCCTGCCTTCGGCGAGTTCCGGGACGGCCTCGGGCGGCAGGACCGCACCGATCGGCAGGCCGGGGTCGATGATGAGCCGCTTCGCCGTCACGTCGGCGAACCGCACCTGGTCGTGTCCGCGCGCGAACGTACCGAGGAACCCACCGAGCACCTCTGGCGAGGTGAAGAGCAGGACATCCCCCTCGGCCAGGCCAAGTTGACGTGTCACCTCGTCGTGGTCAGGGGTGCCGGGATCGGGCAGGACCGGCACGTAGAAGGTCGCGTCGAGCACCAGTCGCGCGTAGCGCCGCGGGTCCCCGTCGTCGATCGCCGTCTGCAGGGCGTGCTCCAGGTCATTGCCCGGCTGCCAGGAAGGTTCCACGCGACCTTGCCTCTCTGGGGTACCTTTTGTCCTGCAAACCCTAGTCGGCCGAACCACGGAAGCCATGCCACGCACCCTCTTCGTCGCCCCGGACCAGCG
This is a stretch of genomic DNA from Amycolatopsis endophytica. It encodes these proteins:
- a CDS encoding ESX secretion-associated protein EspG, coding for MGAPGRRPDFVLSTDEFDLLWSELGLPPVPYPLQVPSTGRTLGERARLVTEVYRGLAERGLATGRRLDARLEAMLTLLAGPEVALDAVGHIGYPVRALAAAAGRTGVLAVLAGGEVWMTEIAPSTLVGEIVGVFPAGCPGSEPVPPEVTRSAGGQIGAFTGERVSTVVTWFDTPGGRYLLVPGPEGVTFTATGPGDLARRVAGLLDRSPGKIHTARM
- a CDS encoding ATP-binding protein, whose translation is MAVSETLDIGSPGEDPPFGELLLRHRRSARLTQADLAQASGVSVRALSDLERGRAKAAQRRSTEALADALGLTGDTREDFLSAARDGRRRGRPRPAGAFAGPPPPAVPDLVGRGAELDELRRAAGDARTTPSGVVVSLVGHPGVGKTALARSAAHDLAADFPDGFLSVDLRGMDDQPVSPRAALDVLLRGLNVPAAEIPASVGEQSALFRSMLAGRRVLVLLDNAADEAQVRPLLAAATGCLTLVTCRRALAGLESARWLWLRPLDTADASALVAAIAGADRVRAEPSSAEELAQLCGNLPLAVRIAGNRLATRPHWTISYLVDQLRDERTRLASLSAGDLRVRSAFEMSHRRLSPAARLVFRRLAVIPGPDFGAELATVATGMATADVRAHIAELVDANLVQEGGVPGRHTFHDLIRLFARERLEAEENPDEAWEAVSAVVDHLLDTAAGAGRLFFPDALRASVEASRFASREQAAQWLDAEAANWLAAQRIGHGCGKYRQVVDLARALHWFSDGRSQQLPWHDVFALGVASARALDSRADEAVLLNFLGWARYYCLGDNEGGRAAHQEALDIATETGDRREQTWALAYLGSVLLRLDRPEEALDHVERAVGLADMDFWMGQGSIRNVLGKVLCAVGRPGEALLVHREVLADAERYRDDANLFTRRFFRALTFQLLGRALTETGDWPGGADAFRTARKLFDEGGFPVPGAECAVQEGVAWREAGRLGVAEECLLSALDVFTQVITRWQRAQALAELVRVLDAGARTAVATACRREALEVCADLGTDAAADLAKRLVGEPGGQS
- a CDS encoding helix-turn-helix transcriptional regulator → MAFSTAPREIPATRATTRLHAVPAADRAVVRVAVLADDVFLRSGLLSEIQGKPGIHVVTGSPASADVVVAITETAADLPALIAEAPTNARLVLITGTPRPAELWAAIENGLVVLLPRAEATTTRVLRAIAEAHQGHGHLPAEQLGQVLHGLARLQREVLSPRELMLNGLSRRETEVLRRLADGQDTAEIAAEMSYSERTVKNILHSLTSRMGLRNRTHAVSYALRNGLI